A section of the Thauera chlorobenzoica genome encodes:
- a CDS encoding TRAP transporter large permease, translating to MIEFVTANIAPIMFGVVVLFLLSGFPVAFSLASCGLFFGFIGLELGIIPATLFQALPLRVFGIMQNDTLLAIPFFTLMGLILERSGMAEDLLETVGQVFGPIRGGLALAVIFVGALLAATTGVVAASVISMGLISLPIMLRYGYSRPIATGVITASGTLAQAIPPSLVLIVMADQLGRSVGDMYKGAMIPALALVALYALLIIGLAIFRPKMVPALPPEALSYREPNGNSGLRSLGVLALLVTTASIVLGQNYGAVLEYLKGSETPTPALDETVVVALTFGTFLALILAIANHLLRLGLLSRIAERVTFVLIPPLALIFLVLGTIFLGVATPTEGGAMGATGALIMALMRRRLDFKTLIQGLESTARLSIFVMFILIGSTVFSFIFTAVDGQIWVEHLFDKLPGGQLGFLLFVNVVIFFLGFFLDFFEIAFILLPLLAPVAEKLGIDLIWFGVIIALNLQTSFLTPPFGFALFYLRSVAPGASYLDRITNKRIEGIKTTDIYRGSVAFVLIQIVMVALVIAFPQLVTGGLDEKAEIDLDTIRIEIPTDAGGGWGEEKKDGW from the coding sequence ATGATCGAATTCGTCACCGCCAACATCGCCCCGATCATGTTCGGGGTGGTCGTCCTCTTCCTCCTGTCGGGCTTTCCGGTCGCCTTTTCGCTCGCGTCCTGCGGCCTGTTCTTCGGCTTCATCGGCCTCGAGCTGGGCATCATCCCGGCAACGCTGTTCCAGGCCCTGCCGCTGCGGGTGTTCGGCATCATGCAGAACGACACCCTGCTGGCAATCCCGTTCTTCACCCTGATGGGCCTGATCCTCGAGCGCAGCGGCATGGCCGAGGATCTGCTCGAGACGGTCGGCCAGGTGTTCGGGCCGATCCGCGGCGGCCTCGCCCTGGCCGTGATCTTCGTCGGCGCGCTGCTGGCGGCGACGACCGGCGTGGTCGCCGCCTCGGTGATCTCGATGGGGCTGATCTCGCTGCCGATCATGCTGCGCTACGGCTACAGCCGCCCGATCGCAACCGGTGTGATCACCGCCTCCGGCACCCTCGCCCAGGCCATCCCGCCCTCGCTGGTGCTGATCGTCATGGCCGACCAGCTCGGGCGCAGCGTCGGCGACATGTACAAGGGCGCGATGATTCCGGCGCTGGCGCTGGTCGCGCTCTACGCCCTGCTCATCATCGGTCTGGCGATCTTCAGGCCCAAGATGGTGCCCGCACTGCCCCCCGAAGCGCTGAGCTACCGCGAACCGAACGGAAACTCCGGCCTGCGTTCGCTCGGTGTGCTGGCACTGCTGGTTACCACGGCCTCGATCGTGCTCGGGCAGAACTACGGGGCGGTGCTGGAATATCTGAAGGGGTCCGAGACCCCCACGCCGGCGCTCGACGAAACGGTCGTCGTCGCACTGACCTTCGGCACCTTCCTGGCGCTGATTCTCGCCATCGCCAACCACCTGCTCAGGCTCGGCCTGCTGTCGCGCATCGCCGAGCGGGTGACCTTCGTGCTGATTCCCCCGCTCGCCCTGATCTTCCTCGTGCTCGGCACCATCTTCCTCGGTGTCGCGACGCCGACCGAAGGCGGCGCGATGGGCGCGACCGGCGCGCTGATCATGGCATTGATGCGCCGCCGGCTCGATTTCAAGACCCTGATCCAGGGCCTCGAATCGACCGCACGGCTGTCGATCTTCGTGATGTTCATCCTGATCGGCTCGACCGTCTTCAGCTTCATCTTCACCGCGGTGGATGGCCAGATCTGGGTCGAGCACCTGTTCGACAAGCTGCCGGGCGGCCAACTCGGCTTCCTGCTGTTCGTGAACGTGGTGATCTTCTTCCTCGGCTTCTTCCTCGACTTCTTCGAGATCGCCTTCATCCTGCTGCCGCTGCTGGCGCCGGTCGCCGAGAAGCTCGGGATCGACCTGATCTGGTTCGGCGTGATCATCGCCCTGAACCTGCAGACCTCGTTCCTGACGCCTCCGTTCGGCTTTGCCCTGTTCTACCTGCGCAGCGTCGCGCCGGGTGCGTCCTACCTCGACCGCATCACCAACAAGCGCATCGAGGGCATCAAGACCACCGACATCTATCGCGGCTCGGTCGCGTTCGTGCTCATCCAGATCGTCATGGTCGCCCTCGTCATCGCCTTTCCGCAGCTGGTCACCGGCGGCCTCGACGAGAAGGCCGAGATCGACCTCGACACGATCAGGATCGAGATTCCCACCGACGCCGGCGGCGGCTGGGGCGAGGAGAAGAAGGACGGCTGGTAA
- the glyA gene encoding serine hydroxymethyltransferase, giving the protein MFSAQDTLAKVDPELWSAVQAENRRQEDHIELIASENYVSHAVMEAQGSQLTNKYAEGYPGKRYYGGCEHVDVAEQLAIDRLKALFGAEAANVQPNSGSQANQAVLMAFAKPGDTIMGMSLAEGGHLTHGMPLNMSGKWFNVVAYGLDDKEEIDYAAMERLAHEHRPKIIIAGASAYSLRIDFERFAKVAKDIGAIFWVDMAHYAGLIAAGFYPNPVPHADVVTSTTHKTLRGPRGGIILMKAEHEKALNSAIFPGLQGGPLMHVIAAKAVAFKEAATPGFRNYQEQVIANARVMARVLGEERGLRIISGRTESHVFLVDLRPKKITGKAAEAVLGSAHITVNKNSIPNDPEKPFVTSGIRIGSPAMTTRGFTEIEAEKIAHLIADVLDAPEDPAVIERVRGQVAALCAKFPVYGK; this is encoded by the coding sequence ATGTTCTCCGCGCAAGACACCCTCGCCAAGGTCGATCCCGAACTGTGGTCCGCCGTTCAGGCTGAAAACCGCCGTCAGGAAGATCACATCGAGCTGATCGCCTCCGAAAACTACGTCTCCCATGCGGTGATGGAAGCCCAGGGCTCCCAGCTCACCAACAAGTATGCCGAGGGCTATCCGGGCAAGCGCTACTACGGCGGCTGCGAGCATGTCGACGTCGCCGAGCAGCTCGCCATCGACCGTCTCAAGGCCTTGTTCGGCGCCGAAGCCGCCAACGTCCAGCCGAACTCCGGCTCGCAGGCCAACCAGGCGGTGCTGATGGCCTTCGCCAAGCCCGGCGACACGATCATGGGGATGAGCCTGGCCGAAGGCGGCCACCTCACCCACGGCATGCCGCTGAACATGTCGGGCAAGTGGTTCAACGTCGTCGCCTACGGCCTCGACGACAAGGAAGAGATCGACTACGCGGCGATGGAGCGCCTGGCCCACGAGCACAGGCCGAAGATCATCATCGCCGGCGCCTCCGCCTACTCGCTGCGCATCGACTTCGAGCGCTTCGCCAAGGTCGCAAAAGACATCGGCGCGATCTTCTGGGTCGACATGGCGCACTACGCCGGCCTCATCGCCGCCGGCTTCTACCCCAACCCGGTACCGCACGCCGACGTCGTCACCTCGACCACCCACAAGACCCTGCGCGGCCCGCGCGGCGGCATCATCCTGATGAAGGCCGAACACGAGAAGGCGCTCAACTCGGCAATCTTCCCCGGCCTGCAGGGCGGTCCGCTGATGCACGTGATCGCCGCCAAGGCGGTCGCCTTCAAGGAAGCCGCCACGCCCGGGTTCCGCAACTATCAGGAACAAGTCATCGCCAACGCCCGGGTGATGGCACGCGTGCTCGGCGAGGAGCGCGGGCTGCGGATCATCTCCGGACGCACCGAAAGCCATGTGTTCCTCGTCGACCTGCGCCCGAAGAAGATCACCGGCAAGGCCGCCGAGGCGGTGCTGGGCAGCGCCCACATCACGGTCAACAAGAACTCGATTCCGAACGACCCGGAAAAGCCCTTCGTCACCTCGGGCATCCGGATCGGCTCGCCGGCGATGACCACCCGCGGCTTCACCGAAATCGAGGCCGAGAAGATCGCCCACCTGATCGCCGACGTGCTTGATGCGCCGGAAGACCCCGCGGTGATCGAACGCGTGCGCGGCCAGGTCGCCGCACTGTGCGCGAAATTCCCGGTATACGGCAAGTAA
- the nrdR gene encoding transcriptional regulator NrdR — protein MKCPFCGDPNTQVTDTRENEDGDVVRRRRRCVKCDKRFTTYERIDLKMPHIVKRNGNRSEFDHTKLAGSMKLALRKRPVTMEAIEAAVDRIEAKLLSLGEQEVPSEKVGELVMKELKKLDKVAYIRFASVYRNFADVDEFSEVIREVQARPRRNRGPQTSTPSEDDLFGN, from the coding sequence ATGAAATGCCCCTTCTGTGGCGATCCCAACACCCAGGTCACCGACACCCGCGAGAACGAGGACGGTGACGTCGTCCGCCGCCGCCGGCGCTGCGTGAAGTGCGACAAGCGCTTCACCACCTACGAGCGCATCGACCTCAAGATGCCGCACATCGTCAAGCGCAACGGCAACCGCAGCGAGTTCGACCATACCAAACTCGCCGGCAGCATGAAGCTGGCGCTGCGCAAGCGCCCGGTGACGATGGAGGCGATCGAAGCCGCGGTCGATCGCATCGAGGCGAAGCTGCTGTCGCTGGGCGAGCAGGAAGTTCCCAGCGAGAAGGTCGGCGAACTGGTGATGAAGGAGCTGAAGAAGCTCGACAAGGTGGCCTATATCCGCTTCGCCTCGGTGTATCGCAACTTTGCCGACGTCGACGAATTCTCCGAAGTGATCCGCGAGGTGCAGGCGCGGCCGCGCCGCAACCGCGGCCCGCAGACCTCCACCCCGTCCGAAGATGACCTTTTCGGCAACTGA
- the ribD gene encoding bifunctional diaminohydroxyphosphoribosylaminopyrimidine deaminase/5-amino-6-(5-phosphoribosylamino)uracil reductase RibD produces the protein MTFSATDHGAMARALALAARGLETTAPNPRVGCVLVRDGEIVGEGWHRRAGEAHAEIHALEQAGEHARGATAYVTLEPCSHFGRTPPCADALIGAGVARVVAAMEDPNPLVAGRGMARLRAAGIVTAHGLMENEAHELNIGFVSRMTRGRPWLRLKAAATLDGKTALNNGVSQWITGPDARRDGHRWRARACAVLTGIGTVRADDPRLSVRDVPCERQPLRVLIDARLDVSTKARIVNGEPILIATACEDRARSAPLLERGHQVVILPDAAGKVALPALMRELGRRGVNEVHAEAGFRLNGSLLREGCVDELLLYLAPMLAGDAARGLFNLPELHTLEAATRLELRDLRMIGADLRLIARLRPA, from the coding sequence ATGACCTTTTCGGCAACTGACCATGGCGCGATGGCGCGCGCGCTCGCCCTGGCAGCGCGCGGGCTGGAGACCACCGCACCCAACCCGCGGGTCGGCTGCGTGCTGGTTCGGGACGGTGAAATCGTCGGCGAAGGCTGGCACCGGCGCGCCGGCGAAGCGCACGCCGAAATCCACGCCCTGGAGCAGGCCGGCGAGCACGCCCGCGGCGCGACCGCCTACGTCACGCTGGAACCCTGCTCCCACTTCGGCCGCACGCCGCCTTGCGCCGACGCGCTCATCGGTGCCGGAGTCGCCCGCGTGGTCGCGGCGATGGAAGATCCCAATCCACTGGTCGCCGGGCGCGGCATGGCGCGCCTGCGCGCCGCGGGCATCGTCACCGCACACGGCTTGATGGAAAACGAGGCCCACGAACTCAATATCGGGTTCGTTTCGCGCATGACCCGGGGCCGGCCCTGGCTGCGCCTGAAAGCGGCCGCCACCCTCGATGGCAAGACCGCGCTCAACAACGGCGTCAGCCAGTGGATCACCGGCCCCGATGCGCGGCGTGACGGCCACCGCTGGCGCGCACGCGCCTGCGCCGTCCTTACCGGCATCGGCACGGTGCGCGCGGACGACCCTCGGCTCAGCGTGCGCGATGTGCCCTGCGAGCGTCAGCCGCTGCGGGTTCTGATCGACGCCCGCCTCGACGTTTCGACGAAGGCGCGCATCGTCAACGGCGAACCGATCCTGATCGCAACGGCGTGCGAAGATCGCGCGCGCAGCGCACCGCTGCTCGAGCGCGGGCATCAGGTAGTGATCCTGCCCGACGCTGCCGGCAAGGTCGCCCTGCCCGCGCTGATGCGCGAACTGGGGCGACGCGGCGTGAACGAGGTCCACGCCGAGGCCGGCTTCAGGCTCAACGGTTCACTGCTGCGCGAAGGCTGTGTGGACGAGCTGCTGCTCTACCTCGCACCGATGCTCGCCGGCGATGCGGCGCGGGGGCTGTTCAACCTGCCCGAGCTGCACACGCTCGAGGCCGCGACACGGCTGGAGCTCCGCGACCTGCGCATGATCGGCGCGGACCTGCGCCTGATCGCGCGCCTGCGCCCCGCCTGA
- a CDS encoding HesA/MoeB/ThiF family protein produces MDDDQLLRYSRHILLPEIGVEGQQALLDARVLIVGAGGLGSPAAMYLAAGGVGTIAIADHDTVDLTNLQRQIMHSTEMIGAPKVESARATLHRLNPLTRIEPLQARLEGRALDEQVAAADVVLDCSDNFATRHAVNRACVAHRKPLVSGAAIRFDGQVSVFDLRRPESACYHCLFPEAEDLEEVRCAVMGVFAPIVGMIGTTQAAEALKLIMGCGTSLDGRLLLLDGLSMEWRSVAFGRDPGCTVCGASLR; encoded by the coding sequence ATGGACGACGATCAGCTCCTGCGCTACAGCCGGCATATCCTGCTGCCCGAAATCGGCGTCGAAGGCCAGCAGGCGCTACTCGATGCGCGCGTGCTGATCGTCGGTGCGGGCGGGCTGGGCTCGCCCGCGGCGATGTATCTGGCAGCGGGCGGGGTGGGCACGATCGCGATCGCCGACCATGACACGGTCGATCTGACCAATCTGCAGCGCCAGATCATGCATTCGACCGAGATGATCGGCGCGCCCAAGGTCGAATCGGCCCGTGCCACGCTCCATCGCCTGAACCCGCTGACCCGGATCGAGCCGCTGCAGGCGCGCCTGGAAGGGCGAGCACTCGACGAGCAGGTCGCCGCGGCCGACGTCGTCCTCGACTGCAGCGACAACTTCGCCACCCGGCATGCGGTCAATCGCGCCTGCGTGGCTCATCGCAAGCCGCTCGTGTCCGGGGCGGCGATCCGTTTCGACGGCCAGGTTTCGGTGTTCGACCTGCGCAGGCCCGAGAGCGCCTGCTATCACTGCCTGTTTCCGGAAGCCGAAGACCTCGAGGAGGTGCGCTGCGCGGTGATGGGGGTGTTTGCGCCCATCGTCGGCATGATCGGCACTACCCAGGCGGCCGAGGCACTGAAGCTGATCATGGGCTGCGGCACCTCGCTCGATGGCCGCCTGCTGCTGCTCGATGGCCTGTCGATGGAATGGCGCAGCGTCGCCTTCGGGCGGGATCCGGGCTGCACCGTGTGCGGCGCCAGCCTGCGTTGA
- a CDS encoding S41 family peptidase translates to MRSKLKQFGLVMTGVFAGIMISLNFSANADRSTQVPLPVEELRAYADVFNAIKQGYVEPVEDKKLITDSISGMLSGLDPHSAYLDAEAFKDLQVGTQGEFGGLGIEVGMEDGFVKVISPIEDTPAFRAGVKAGDLIVKLDDTPVKGMSLSDAVKRMRGKPRTDITLTIMRKGETRPIVITLTREVIKVQSVRSKMIEPGYAYLRVAQFQENTAASVVDHFAKLAGEGPLQGLVLDLRNDPGGLLHGAVGVAAAFLPTDTLVVSTDGRTEDAKREYRAAAADYLRGTRDDFLRRLPAGAKEVPMVVLVNAGSASASEIVAGALQDHKRATVMGTQTFGKGSVQTILPLNNSTAIKLTTARYYTPSGRSIQAKGIEPDVVVEESANGSSRRVREADLQGHLGNDKDPEAERKAAAAQPRPAAGDDEGEPARFELAGDDDHQLHQALNHLKGLPVIPGKIAE, encoded by the coding sequence ATGCGCAGCAAGCTGAAGCAGTTCGGTCTCGTGATGACCGGCGTGTTCGCCGGAATCATGATCAGCCTCAATTTTTCCGCCAATGCGGACCGCAGTACCCAGGTCCCTCTGCCTGTGGAGGAGTTGCGCGCCTATGCCGACGTGTTCAACGCGATCAAGCAGGGCTATGTCGAGCCGGTGGAAGACAAGAAGCTGATCACCGACTCGATCAGTGGCATGTTGTCCGGGCTGGACCCGCATTCGGCCTATCTCGACGCCGAGGCGTTCAAGGATCTGCAGGTGGGCACCCAGGGCGAATTCGGCGGGCTGGGGATCGAAGTCGGCATGGAAGACGGCTTCGTCAAGGTGATCTCGCCGATCGAGGATACGCCGGCTTTCCGCGCAGGGGTGAAGGCGGGTGACCTGATCGTCAAGCTCGACGACACGCCGGTCAAGGGCATGAGCCTGAGCGACGCGGTCAAGCGCATGCGGGGCAAGCCGCGTACCGACATCACGCTGACGATCATGCGCAAGGGCGAGACGCGCCCGATCGTGATCACCCTGACCCGCGAAGTGATCAAGGTGCAGAGCGTGCGCTCGAAGATGATCGAGCCCGGCTACGCCTACCTGCGCGTGGCCCAGTTCCAGGAAAACACCGCGGCATCGGTGGTGGATCACTTCGCCAAGCTTGCGGGCGAGGGGCCGCTGCAGGGCCTGGTGCTCGATTTGCGCAACGACCCCGGCGGCCTGCTGCACGGTGCCGTCGGTGTCGCCGCTGCCTTCCTGCCCACCGACACCTTGGTGGTGTCGACCGATGGCCGTACCGAAGACGCCAAGCGCGAATACCGCGCGGCGGCGGCGGATTACCTGCGCGGGACGCGCGACGACTTCCTCCGCCGCCTGCCTGCCGGTGCCAAGGAGGTGCCGATGGTGGTGCTGGTCAATGCGGGCTCGGCTTCGGCGTCGGAAATCGTCGCCGGGGCGTTGCAGGATCACAAGCGGGCGACGGTGATGGGGACGCAGACCTTCGGCAAGGGGTCGGTGCAGACCATCCTGCCGCTCAACAACAGCACGGCGATCAAGCTCACCACCGCGCGTTACTACACCCCCAGCGGGCGCTCGATCCAGGCCAAGGGGATCGAACCCGACGTCGTCGTCGAGGAAAGCGCCAATGGTTCCAGCCGCCGCGTGCGCGAGGCCGACCTGCAGGGCCATCTCGGCAATGACAAGGACCCGGAGGCCGAACGCAAGGCGGCCGCGGCGCAGCCCCGCCCCGCGGCTGGCGACGACGAAGGCGAGCCGGCCCGTTTCGAGCTTGCCGGGGACGACGATCATCAGTTGCACCAGGCACTCAATCACCTCAAGGGGCTTCCGGTCATCCCGGGCAAGATCGCGGAATGA
- a CDS encoding murein hydrolase activator EnvC family protein — MVRTESRRSSAATALAEAERAVSRVTRRLAALETERKDAERQLARLEAAQRDSQARIDGRRDELAQWLRRYYVHGAADGVAPMLSARDPNQLARDAHYLEHLGRARVAVIESLRADLAELTRRREELRSHRDRMLALAGEQRAQRAELEVVQLERKRALASIADELQAQKRQVSTLQQDEQRLAKVIDVLVQRARAAAAREAARQLAERRAAERRAAEEQARQARAPAAAPPPRRAEAVVGEVRSAAGPTPTGVRFSQLRGQMHFPVRGELVGRFGAPRAEGGTTWKGVFIRAAVGADVRAIAGGEVVFSDWLRGYGNLIIIDHGGDYLSIYGNNDALLKELGEQVGGGDAIASVGSDGGGGESGLYFEIRHQGQPQDPLKWVRLD; from the coding sequence ATGGTCCGCACCGAGTCACGGCGCTCGTCGGCGGCCACCGCGCTGGCCGAGGCCGAGCGTGCAGTGTCGCGCGTGACGCGCCGGCTTGCTGCGCTCGAAACCGAACGCAAGGATGCGGAACGGCAGCTGGCCCGGCTCGAAGCCGCACAGCGCGACAGCCAGGCACGCATCGATGGACGCCGCGACGAGCTGGCGCAGTGGCTGCGGCGGTATTACGTTCATGGCGCGGCCGATGGCGTGGCCCCCATGCTGTCTGCCCGCGACCCCAACCAGCTCGCGCGCGATGCCCATTATCTGGAGCATCTCGGTCGTGCCCGCGTTGCGGTGATCGAATCCTTGCGCGCCGACCTGGCCGAACTCACGCGCCGGCGCGAAGAGCTCCGCTCCCACCGTGACCGCATGCTGGCGCTTGCGGGCGAGCAGCGCGCGCAGCGTGCCGAGCTGGAAGTGGTGCAGCTCGAGCGCAAACGGGCGCTGGCGTCGATCGCCGACGAATTGCAGGCGCAAAAGCGCCAGGTCAGCACGCTGCAACAGGACGAACAGCGCCTCGCCAAGGTGATCGATGTGCTCGTCCAGCGCGCGCGCGCGGCGGCGGCGCGCGAGGCGGCGCGCCAGCTGGCCGAGCGCAGAGCGGCAGAGCGCCGTGCCGCCGAGGAGCAGGCGCGGCAGGCGCGTGCTCCCGCTGCTGCGCCGCCGCCGCGCCGGGCCGAAGCGGTGGTGGGCGAGGTGCGCAGCGCGGCTGGCCCCACCCCCACCGGCGTGCGTTTTTCCCAGTTGCGTGGCCAGATGCACTTTCCGGTGCGCGGTGAACTCGTCGGCCGCTTCGGTGCTCCAAGGGCCGAAGGCGGTACGACGTGGAAGGGGGTTTTCATTCGGGCTGCGGTGGGGGCCGATGTACGCGCCATTGCCGGGGGCGAAGTCGTGTTTTCCGACTGGCTGCGCGGCTATGGAAACCTGATCATCATCGACCACGGCGGCGATTACCTGTCGATCTACGGCAACAACGATGCCTTGCTCAAGGAACTCGGCGAACAGGTCGGTGGCGGGGATGCGATTGCCAGCGTGGGCAGTGACGGAGGCGGCGGGGAATCGGGTTTATACTTCGAAATACGTCACCAGGGACAGCCTCAGGACCCGCTCAAATGGGTCCGCCTCGACTAG
- a CDS encoding ArsR/SmtB family transcription factor, translating to MNNDHNFALIDKHEHIETAARALKAIAHPLRLKILCVLGEGEVCVQDIVDAVGTSQSNISQHLAILRDKGVLQTRKDANRVYYRVGDQRTLQLIVLMREVFCGADADRS from the coding sequence GTGAACAACGATCACAACTTCGCGCTCATCGACAAGCACGAGCACATCGAAACCGCTGCGCGCGCGCTCAAGGCGATCGCCCACCCGCTGCGCCTGAAGATCCTGTGCGTGCTCGGTGAAGGCGAAGTCTGCGTCCAGGACATCGTCGATGCGGTCGGCACTTCGCAGAGCAACATCTCCCAGCATCTCGCCATCCTGCGCGACAAGGGCGTGCTGCAGACCCGCAAGGACGCCAACCGCGTTTACTATCGGGTCGGCGACCAGCGCACGCTCCAGCTCATCGTGCTGATGCGCGAAGTGTTCTGCGGCGCGGATGCGGATCGAAGCTGA
- a CDS encoding rhodanese-like domain-containing protein, with protein MEFLQQNWYWAALAAASGAWLMADLIRNRGDKSQLSPLEATLLINREDAIVIDIRDPGEYAQGHVPNARHIPAGELARRSGELEKWKNQPLILCCATGARSNSALQTLRQAGFDKLYNLRGGMMEWQKAGQPTSRKRK; from the coding sequence GTGGAATTCCTGCAACAGAACTGGTACTGGGCTGCCCTCGCGGCCGCCAGCGGCGCCTGGCTGATGGCCGACCTGATCCGCAACCGCGGCGACAAGAGCCAGCTTTCGCCGCTCGAGGCCACCTTGCTGATCAATCGCGAGGACGCCATCGTCATCGACATACGCGATCCGGGCGAATATGCCCAGGGCCACGTCCCCAACGCCCGCCACATTCCCGCGGGCGAACTGGCCCGCCGCAGCGGTGAGCTGGAAAAGTGGAAAAACCAGCCGCTGATCCTGTGCTGCGCCACCGGTGCGCGCTCGAACTCGGCACTCCAAACGCTCCGCCAGGCCGGCTTCGACAAGCTCTACAACCTGCGCGGCGGCATGATGGAATGGCAGAAGGCCGGCCAGCCGACCAGCCGCAAGAGGAAATGA
- the grxC gene encoding glutaredoxin 3 → MSPQIRMYATATCPYCIRAEQLLRDKGVASLDKIRVDLEPARRDEMTTLSGRRTVPQIFIGDYHVGGCDDLYALDRTGQLDALLRGEPA, encoded by the coding sequence ATGTCGCCGCAAATCCGCATGTATGCCACCGCTACCTGCCCCTATTGCATCCGTGCCGAGCAGCTGCTGCGGGACAAGGGCGTGGCCAGCCTGGACAAGATCCGGGTCGATCTCGAACCCGCCCGCCGCGATGAAATGACCACCCTCAGCGGACGGCGGACGGTTCCCCAGATCTTCATTGGCGACTACCATGTCGGGGGGTGCGACGATCTTTACGCGCTGGACCGCACCGGCCAGCTCGATGCGCTGCTGCGTGGCGAGCCGGCCTGA
- the secB gene encoding protein-export chaperone SecB: MSENTQPVFSIEKLYVKDLSLEVPGAPQIFLEREAPQVNVQLRTAGQPVDEGVYEVTLTVTVTAQIGEERTLFLVEVAQAGIFQIRNIPAADLEPVMMIGCPNILFPYAREAISDAVTRAGFQPVLLSPVNFESLYQAQSQQAAEHAAGEVPIQ; encoded by the coding sequence ATGTCCGAAAACACCCAACCCGTATTCTCGATCGAAAAGCTCTACGTCAAGGATCTCTCGCTCGAAGTGCCGGGCGCGCCGCAGATCTTTCTCGAGCGCGAAGCCCCCCAGGTCAACGTTCAGCTGCGCACTGCGGGGCAGCCGGTCGATGAGGGCGTCTACGAAGTCACCCTGACCGTCACCGTGACCGCCCAGATCGGCGAAGAGCGCACCCTGTTCCTGGTCGAGGTCGCCCAGGCCGGCATCTTCCAGATCCGCAACATCCCCGCGGCCGATCTCGAGCCGGTGATGATGATCGGCTGCCCGAACATCCTCTTCCCCTACGCCCGCGAAGCGATCTCCGACGCCGTCACTCGCGCCGGCTTCCAGCCGGTGCTGCTGTCGCCGGTGAATTTCGAATCGCTCTACCAGGCCCAAAGCCAGCAGGCGGCCGAGCACGCCGCAGGCGAAGTGCCGATCCAGTGA
- a CDS encoding SH3 domain-containing protein, with translation MNSAHRSFATKLASAPALALVLLGAPAGPALSQGIEFRSAGAATVVRDAPSPQGRALFMLRPGTPVEVVIAQDGWLRVRESGGTLSWVERSALGTRRTVMITVERATIRRAPREDAPPSFEAVRNVVLELLEPPALGWARVRHTDGLEGFVRAAEVWGL, from the coding sequence ATGAACAGCGCCCACCGCTCCTTCGCAACGAAGCTGGCCAGTGCTCCCGCGCTCGCCCTCGTCCTGCTGGGCGCCCCCGCCGGCCCGGCCCTTTCCCAAGGGATCGAGTTCCGCTCCGCCGGTGCGGCTACCGTGGTACGCGACGCCCCTTCGCCGCAAGGCCGGGCGCTGTTCATGTTGCGCCCGGGGACGCCGGTCGAAGTCGTCATCGCCCAGGACGGCTGGCTGCGGGTACGGGAATCCGGCGGCACGCTGAGCTGGGTCGAACGCAGCGCCCTCGGCACGCGCCGCACCGTGATGATCACTGTGGAGCGTGCGACCATTCGCCGCGCGCCCCGCGAGGATGCCCCGCCGAGCTTCGAAGCGGTGCGCAACGTCGTCCTCGAGCTGCTCGAGCCACCTGCACTGGGCTGGGCCCGGGTCCGTCACACCGACGGCCTCGAAGGCTTCGTGCGCGCCGCCGAGGTATGGGGCCTGTGA